From the genome of Acidobacteriota bacterium, one region includes:
- the infB gene encoding translation initiation factor IF-2 — translation MTKPTPKKTAPKKPVKDAAAAAPPKPLPKLILSEGMTIKDAADAAGIKPKPLLDRMSSAGLEMGTNDLLDESSIASFAKAAKREVEYIKLEQAVRNLAESDEKALITRPPVVTIMGHVDHGKTTLLDNIRSSRLVDKEFGGITQHIGAYRVRHKNRNITFIDTPGHEAFTQLRARGAGVTDIVVLVVAADDGIMPQTKEAINHARAADVPIIVAINKIDKPEANVDRVKQQLSKEDLLVEDWGGKTISVEISATEGKNIEDLLEMILLLGDIQDLKTNPKVPAQGVVLESKMDPKKGPVGSVLIRHGILEQGQAFLSGTSFGRARALFDEKGQSMKAAAAGVPVEVMGFQTVPQAGDLFQVVSDLPTAKKIAEHRVLQDRKPEPVVQERATLDELFKKIEDGQPKELNLIVKADVHGSVEVLADLLPSLATEKVLIKVVHAATGPISEADVLLASASRAVIIGYNARVLPKIADLAARENVEIRLYTIIYQLTDDIKKAVIGLLDPVIRETVIGHAEIRKVFQIPKIGLVAGCYVTDGRIARNAEIRILRNREIIHQGRISSLKHVKENVNEVKKDYECGIGLDRFKDIQPRDVIEAFIREKVRPA, via the coding sequence ATGACTAAGCCAACACCCAAGAAAACCGCTCCCAAGAAACCCGTCAAAGACGCCGCGGCGGCGGCTCCGCCGAAACCCCTGCCCAAGCTTATCCTGAGCGAAGGCATGACGATCAAGGACGCCGCCGACGCCGCAGGAATCAAGCCCAAGCCTCTTCTTGACAGAATGTCCTCGGCCGGACTGGAGATGGGGACAAACGATCTTCTCGATGAATCCTCGATTGCGTCTTTCGCCAAGGCTGCGAAACGCGAAGTCGAATACATCAAATTGGAACAGGCCGTCCGCAATCTCGCCGAAAGCGATGAGAAGGCTCTGATCACCCGTCCTCCCGTGGTGACCATCATGGGCCACGTCGATCACGGCAAAACAACGCTGCTGGACAACATTCGATCATCCCGTCTCGTCGACAAGGAATTCGGCGGCATCACCCAGCACATCGGCGCCTACCGCGTGCGCCATAAAAACCGGAACATCACGTTCATCGACACTCCGGGTCACGAGGCCTTCACCCAATTGCGGGCCCGGGGCGCCGGAGTCACCGATATCGTCGTCCTGGTGGTCGCCGCCGACGACGGCATCATGCCTCAGACAAAAGAAGCCATCAATCATGCCCGGGCGGCGGATGTGCCGATCATTGTCGCCATCAACAAAATCGACAAGCCCGAGGCCAATGTCGACCGCGTCAAGCAGCAGCTGTCCAAAGAGGATCTCCTCGTCGAAGACTGGGGCGGAAAGACCATTTCCGTCGAGATCTCGGCCACGGAAGGGAAAAACATCGAGGATCTTCTGGAAATGATCCTGCTTTTGGGCGACATTCAGGACTTGAAAACCAACCCCAAGGTGCCCGCTCAAGGCGTCGTCCTCGAATCCAAAATGGATCCCAAGAAGGGACCCGTCGGATCGGTTTTGATTCGTCACGGCATTCTGGAGCAGGGACAGGCCTTCCTGTCGGGAACGTCTTTCGGCCGGGCTCGGGCCTTGTTCGATGAGAAGGGCCAGTCCATGAAGGCCGCGGCGGCCGGTGTTCCGGTCGAGGTCATGGGATTCCAGACCGTCCCCCAGGCCGGAGACCTGTTTCAGGTCGTATCCGACCTCCCCACCGCCAAGAAGATCGCCGAACATCGCGTTCTTCAGGATCGCAAACCGGAACCGGTCGTTCAGGAACGGGCGACCCTGGATGAACTCTTCAAGAAAATCGAGGACGGTCAGCCCAAAGAACTCAACCTGATCGTGAAAGCGGACGTTCATGGATCCGTTGAGGTTCTGGCCGATCTTCTGCCCTCTCTGGCCACTGAGAAAGTCCTGATCAAGGTCGTTCATGCGGCGACCGGTCCCATATCCGAAGCCGACGTTCTCCTGGCTTCCGCATCCCGGGCGGTCATCATCGGGTACAATGCCCGCGTGCTGCCGAAGATCGCGGATCTGGCCGCCCGCGAGAATGTCGAAATCCGCCTTTATACGATCATCTACCAGCTCACCGACGATATCAAGAAAGCGGTCATCGGACTTCTCGACCCCGTCATCCGGGAGACCGTCATCGGCCACGCCGAAATCCGGAAGGTCTTTCAGATCCCCAAGATCGGCCTCGTGGCCGGCTGCTACGTGACCGACGGCCGGATCGCCCGAAATGCGGAAATCCGGATTTTGCGCAACCGCGAAATCATTCATCAGGGACGGATTTCCTCTCTCAAGCACGTCAAGGAAAACGTCAACGAGGTCAAAAAAGACTATGAATGCGGGATCGGCCTGGACCGGTTCAAGGACATCCAGCCTCGCGATGTCATCGAGGCCTTCATCCGGGAGAAGGTTCGGCCCGCATAG
- the nusA gene encoding transcription termination factor NusA, giving the protein MKVNVWNTILQLSKERDVEPRIIIQAIEESLKVAAAQHFTSQEDIQVLFRPEKGELRVFVEKTVVPGKPVDESREISLEAARTGHPEARTGSTIEIDLPSETLGRIAAQAAKQVIFQKVRNAEQEKIYGQYAHRMGEIVSGIVRRSEPHGTILEVSRTEALLPHRDKLPQDAFKRGEHIKAIIIQVLKGSAKGSQIVVSRTNSHFLARLLELEIPEIANRTIEIMDVVRQPGERAKVAVRTHERDIDPIGACIGVKGNRILAISKELGGEKIDIISWSPNPASYAKAALSPAKVDKLVITSKADKEIRALVQPGQLSLAIGKKGINVKLASRLVGWKISIQEEQTDD; this is encoded by the coding sequence ATGAAAGTCAACGTCTGGAATACGATTCTTCAGCTCAGCAAGGAGCGTGATGTCGAACCCCGCATCATCATCCAGGCCATCGAGGAATCGCTCAAGGTTGCCGCAGCCCAGCATTTCACATCCCAAGAAGACATCCAAGTGCTTTTCCGGCCCGAAAAAGGCGAGCTCCGCGTTTTCGTAGAAAAAACCGTCGTCCCCGGGAAACCCGTCGACGAAAGCCGGGAAATCTCGCTGGAAGCGGCTCGAACCGGCCATCCCGAAGCGCGGACGGGCTCAACCATCGAAATTGACCTTCCCTCCGAAACATTGGGGCGGATCGCCGCCCAGGCCGCAAAGCAGGTCATCTTTCAAAAAGTCCGAAACGCGGAACAGGAAAAGATCTACGGCCAGTACGCCCATCGCATGGGGGAAATCGTCAGTGGAATCGTCCGAAGATCGGAACCTCACGGAACCATCCTTGAAGTCAGTCGAACCGAAGCCCTCCTTCCCCATAGGGACAAACTCCCTCAGGATGCCTTCAAAAGAGGCGAACATATCAAGGCCATCATCATCCAGGTCCTCAAGGGTTCCGCAAAAGGATCCCAGATCGTCGTCTCCCGGACGAACTCCCATTTTCTGGCCCGTCTTCTTGAGCTCGAAATCCCCGAGATCGCCAACCGGACCATAGAAATCATGGATGTCGTGAGGCAGCCCGGAGAAAGAGCCAAGGTCGCCGTCCGCACCCACGAGCGGGATATCGATCCCATCGGCGCCTGCATCGGCGTCAAGGGCAACCGGATCCTGGCCATTTCCAAGGAACTCGGAGGAGAAAAGATCGACATCATTTCTTGGTCTCCCAATCCCGCCTCTTATGCCAAGGCGGCCCTCAGCCCGGCCAAAGTCGACAAACTTGTCATCACCAGCAAGGCCGACAAGGAAATCCGGGCCCTTGTTCAGCCCGGGCAGTTGTCTTTGGCCATAGGCAAAAAGGGAATCAATGTCAAACTCGCTTCCAGACTCGTGGGCTGGAAAATCTCCATCCAAGAAGAACAAACCGATGACTAA
- a CDS encoding bifunctional oligoribonuclease/PAP phosphatase NrnA, whose protein sequence is MTTDSPPDLIAAKIRESRRIAVTSHLRPDGDSICTSLALTLMGEALGKTVDIVNTDKTPFPFCHLADAARIRTGPIDPSLYDAIIFLECADVSRSGHTGLDDGFKINIDHHYSNFFYGAINWVEPKAPAVGEMVFRLAGHLGVTLPPKAAEHLYCAIVSDTGSFQFSNTTTCAFEACARLTELGASPIRVSEFLFNNTIPEKVILLGRVLSRLRLNSRGNIATISMFRSDLDSLNLREIDVEDITTVARSIRNLEMVMFFKEIAPETFRVSLRSKGGANAALAAEHFGGGGHVHASGFTAHGPHDELIRTIPAAIEKLLDEARSGSRPAT, encoded by the coding sequence ATGACGACTGATTCCCCTCCCGACCTGATCGCCGCAAAAATCCGCGAATCGCGGCGAATCGCCGTGACCTCCCATCTCCGGCCGGATGGGGATTCGATCTGCACGTCTTTGGCTCTGACTCTCATGGGCGAGGCTCTCGGCAAAACGGTCGATATCGTCAACACGGACAAAACGCCCTTCCCTTTCTGCCACTTGGCCGACGCCGCCCGCATCCGCACGGGGCCCATCGATCCCTCCCTGTATGACGCCATCATTTTCCTGGAATGCGCCGACGTCTCCCGGTCCGGGCATACCGGCCTCGACGACGGATTCAAAATCAATATCGACCACCACTATTCGAATTTTTTTTACGGGGCGATCAATTGGGTCGAACCCAAGGCCCCGGCCGTCGGAGAGATGGTCTTCCGGCTGGCCGGACATCTCGGTGTGACTCTTCCCCCGAAGGCCGCCGAACATCTCTATTGCGCCATTGTATCCGACACGGGATCCTTTCAGTTTTCAAACACGACCACCTGCGCTTTCGAGGCCTGCGCCCGGCTGACCGAACTCGGGGCCAGTCCCATCCGTGTCTCCGAATTTCTTTTCAACAATACCATCCCGGAAAAAGTCATTCTGCTCGGCCGGGTCCTGTCCCGGCTGCGTTTGAATTCCCGGGGCAACATCGCGACGATCAGCATGTTCCGAAGCGACCTGGATAGCCTCAATCTCAGGGAAATCGACGTCGAGGACATCACAACCGTAGCCCGTTCCATCCGGAACCTCGAAATGGTCATGTTCTTCAAGGAAATCGCGCCGGAGACGTTCCGGGTCAGCCTAAGATCCAAAGGGGGAGCCAACGCGGCGCTTGCGGCCGAGCATTTCGGAGGCGGAGGACACGTCCACGCCTCGGGATTCACGGCTCATGGTCCCCACGACGAACTGATCCGAACCATTCCGGCCGCCATCGAAAAACTGCTCGATGAGGCGCGTTCCGGAAGCCGGCCGGCAACCTGA
- the truB gene encoding tRNA pseudouridine(55) synthase TruB, with amino-acid sequence MDGLIAIDKHRGPTSHDIVAAVRKLLHIRKAGHCGTLDPDASGVLLVALGRATRLSSFLTGHEKSYTGTIRLGFSTDTYDASGRPTSDPCRTLPDRQDIERAMRKVEGEILQAPPPFSAKKVAGIRLYKLARAGHRVDPKPSTVTVAVFRLLDDSPPLIRFETRCSAGTFVRSLAHDLGIRLGCGAHLTELTRTVSGPFILSECVSLDRLREATESGKAESLLIPIEDLLPEFPAVSLHAEEAARVAHGAGIPLPGDAGVSESGPDVPLKLIGPDGLLIALARRTADGGSLQPFLVLRPHSRTIS; translated from the coding sequence ATGGACGGGCTGATCGCCATCGACAAACATCGGGGGCCGACATCCCATGATATCGTCGCCGCCGTTCGAAAGCTGCTCCACATCCGAAAAGCGGGCCACTGCGGCACCCTCGACCCCGATGCCTCCGGCGTGCTTCTTGTCGCCCTCGGCCGGGCCACACGCCTGTCTTCATTTCTCACAGGTCACGAGAAGTCTTACACCGGAACGATCCGGCTCGGCTTTTCCACGGATACCTATGACGCTTCGGGGCGGCCGACGTCCGATCCGTGCCGAACCCTTCCGGACCGTCAGGACATCGAGCGGGCCATGCGGAAGGTTGAGGGTGAAATACTGCAGGCCCCTCCGCCCTTTTCGGCGAAAAAAGTCGCCGGCATTCGTCTTTACAAACTCGCCCGAGCCGGACATCGTGTCGATCCGAAGCCCTCGACCGTCACCGTCGCGGTCTTCCGCCTTCTCGATGACTCCCCTCCTTTGATCCGTTTTGAAACCCGGTGTTCGGCGGGAACCTTTGTGAGGTCGCTGGCTCACGATCTCGGCATCCGGCTCGGCTGCGGCGCGCATCTCACCGAGCTCACCCGGACCGTCTCGGGACCCTTCATCCTGTCCGAATGCGTCTCCCTGGACCGGCTTCGGGAAGCAACGGAGAGCGGGAAGGCCGAAAGTCTTCTCATCCCCATCGAAGATCTGCTTCCCGAATTCCCGGCCGTGTCTCTCCATGCGGAAGAGGCCGCCAGAGTCGCCCACGGTGCAGGGATTCCCCTTCCCGGAGACGCCGGGGTCTCCGAATCCGGTCCGGACGTGCCCCTGAAGCTGATCGGTCCGGACGGTCTTCTGATCGCCCTGGCCCGCCGTACGGCGGACGGCGGCTCTCTTCAGCCTTTTCTGGTCCTCCGTCCTCATTCGCGGACAATTTCTTGA
- the rbfA gene encoding 30S ribosome-binding factor RbfA, protein MARNPGNRSRRISELIREALSRILIENVQNPETGLLTVTRVEMSADLLTARIHIRSIGQTVSGPDIAEILDARKDHIRRRLASRLNLKYNPQLVFAWDPSPELEEKIDAIMDAEKIDDD, encoded by the coding sequence ATGGCACGAAACCCGGGAAACCGCAGCCGGAGAATTTCGGAACTGATCCGGGAAGCCCTCAGCCGAATCCTGATTGAAAACGTCCAGAATCCGGAAACCGGACTGCTGACGGTGACCCGCGTCGAGATGAGCGCCGATCTTCTCACGGCCCGGATCCACATCCGTTCCATCGGGCAGACGGTCTCCGGCCCGGACATCGCGGAGATTCTCGATGCTCGGAAAGACCACATCCGCCGCCGTCTTGCCTCCCGCCTGAATTTGAAGTATAATCCGCAACTTGTTTTTGCCTGGGACCCGAGCCCTGAACTCGAGGAAAAGATTGACGCCATTATGGATGCAGAGAAAATCGATGACGACTGA
- a CDS encoding DUF503 domain-containing protein: MIIGVLLLEVHFPGARSLKDKRKSLSGFRDRVRGRHNAAVAELDFQDKWQRARIGVVTINSNRCVVENVLARVLSEADMFLDGEVVGHEVQVF; the protein is encoded by the coding sequence ATGATCATCGGCGTCCTGCTTTTGGAGGTCCATTTTCCCGGCGCCCGATCTCTCAAGGACAAGCGCAAGTCGCTCAGCGGATTTCGCGACAGGGTGCGGGGACGGCATAACGCCGCCGTGGCGGAGCTCGACTTTCAGGATAAATGGCAGAGGGCCCGGATCGGCGTCGTCACAATCAATTCCAACCGTTGTGTGGTGGAAAATGTTTTGGCCCGGGTCCTGTCCGAGGCCGACATGTTCCTGGACGGAGAGGTCGTCGGGCATGAGGTTCAGGTCTTCTGA